A portion of the Sus scrofa isolate TJ Tabasco breed Duroc chromosome 5, Sscrofa11.1, whole genome shotgun sequence genome contains these proteins:
- the MAPK11 gene encoding mitogen-activated protein kinase 11 isoform X1, whose translation MEPFQEEERHLFQEDQAPKRTQLSLLWAQHPKDPLVPPLSLVLRAGLSRPGAAGPLLPRGGWVQPRSPPRAGSDPHRQGQTASPGEGSQLAQDPRPPASALGEGGPIQLNACLSRAGTVCSDANALSSSPPPRRRPPGFLGVGGSTFLSRSALGEGRGARSSSAYDTRLRQRVAVKKLSRPFQSLIHARRTYRELRLLKHLKHENVIGLLDVFTPATSIEDFSEVYLVTTLMGADLNNIVKCQALSDEHVQFLVYQLLRGLKYIHSAGIIHRDLKPSNVAVNEDCELRILDFGLARQADEEMTGYVATRWYRAPEIMLNWMHYNQTVDIWSVGCIMAELLQGKALFPGNDYIDQLKRIMEVVGTPSPEVLAKISSEHLWTSWEGCWCWTVTRGSARPRPCRTPTSASTTTRRMSRKQSPTMRASRPRSARRRSGRSSPTRRSSASSPRSHRGHLAAWRLSSEATSRQGLSRPAPSLSLPPRTPCLCDTPWGKFARLDAHV comes from the exons ATGGAGCCATTTCAGGAGGAGGAAAGGCATCTGTTTCAGGAGGACCAGGCACCAAAGAGGACCCAGTTGAGCCTCTTATGGGCACAACACCCCAAAGACCCCTTGGTGCCGCCGCTGTCCCTGGTCCTGAGGGCTGGTCTCTCCAGGCCTGGCGCAGCAGGCCCGCTTCTCCCAAGAGGAGGCTGGGTCCAGCCCAGGAGCCCGCCCCGTGCGGGAAGCGACCCACACCGCCAAGGCCAGACGGCCTCCCCGGGGGAGGGAAGCCAGCTAGCCCAGGATCCAAGGCCCCCCGCATCTGCCCTCGGGGAAGGGGGCCCTATCCAACTAAATGCCTGCCTCTCGAGAGCGGGGACTGTCTGTTCTGATGCCAACGCTCTCTCctcgtcccccccaccccgccgccgcccccccgGCTTCCTCGGTGTAGGCGGCTCGACCTTCCTCTCGAGAAGCGCGCTGGGGGAGGGGCGCGGGGCCCGGagcag CTCAGCCTATGACACTCGGCTGCGCCAGAGGGTGGCGGTGAAGAAGCTGTCGCGCCCCTTCCAGTCTCTGATCCACGCGAGAAGGACATACCGTGAGCTGCGGCTGCTCAAGCACCTGAAGCACGAGAAC GTCATCGGGCTGCTGGACGTGTTCACACCGGCCACCTCCATCGAGGACTTCAGCGAAGT GTACCTGGTGACCACGCTGATGGGCGCCGACCTGAATAACATCGTCAAGTGCCAGGCGCTGAGCGACGAGCACGTTCAGTTCCTCGTGTACCAGCTGCTGCGCGGGCTGAAG TACATCCACTCGGCGGGGATCATCCACCGG GACCTGAAGCCCAGCAATGTGGCCGTGAACGAGGACTGCGAGCTGCGG ATCCTGGACTTCGGGCTCGCGCGCCAGGCCGACGAGGAGATGACTGGCTACGTGGCCACTCGCTGGTACCGTGCCCCCGAGATCATGCTGAACTGGATGCATTACAACCAGACAG TGGACATCTGGTCTGTGGGCTGCATCATGGCCGAGCTGCTCCAGGGAAAGGCCCTCTTCCCAGGAAATGACT ACATCGACCAGCTGAAGCGCATCATGGAGGTGGTGGGCACACCCAGCCCTGAGGTTCTAGCGAAGATATCCTCGGAACAC CTGTGGACCTCCTGGGAAGGATGCTGGTGCTGGACAGTGACCAGAGGGTCAGCGCGGCCGAGGCCCTGTCGCACGCCTACTTCAGCCAGTACCACGACCCGGAGGATGAGCCGGAAGCAGAGCCCTACGATGAGAGCATCGAGGCCAAGGAGCGCACGGCGGAGGAGTggaagg AGCTCACCTACCAGGAGGTCCTCAGCTTCAAGCCCCCGGAGCCACCGCGGCCACCTGGCAGCCTGGAGGTTGAGCAGTGAGGCGACCTCAAGGCAGGGCCTGAGCCggcctgccccctccctcagccTGCCTCCCAGGACCCCTTGTCTATGCGACACTCCTTGGGGCAAGTTTGCACGCTTGGATGCTCATGTGTGA
- the MAPK11 gene encoding mitogen-activated protein kinase 11 isoform X2, with amino-acid sequence MEPFQEEERHLFQEDQAPKRTQLSLLWAQHPKDPLVPPLSLVLRAGLSRPGAAGPLLPRGGWVQPRSPPRAGSDPHRQGQTASPGEGSQLAQDPRPPASALGEGGPIQLNACLSRAGTVCSDANALSSSPPPRRRPPGFLGVGGSTFLSRSALGEGRGARSSSAYDTRLRQRVAVKKLSRPFQSLIHARRTYRELRLLKHLKHENVIGLLDVFTPATSIEDFSEVYLVTTLMGADLNNIVKCQALSDEHVQFLVYQLLRGLKYIHSAGIIHRDLKPSNVAVNEDCELRILDFGLARQADEEMTGYVATRWYRAPEIMLNWMHYNQTVDIWSVGCIMAELLQGKALFPGNDYIDQLKRIMEVVGTPSPEVLAKISSEHARAYIQSLPPVPQKDLRSIFRGANPLAVDLLGRMLVLDSDQRVSAAEALSHAYFSQYHDPEDEPEAEPYDESIEAKERTAEEWKELTYQEVLSFKPPEPPRPPGSLEVEQ; translated from the exons ATGGAGCCATTTCAGGAGGAGGAAAGGCATCTGTTTCAGGAGGACCAGGCACCAAAGAGGACCCAGTTGAGCCTCTTATGGGCACAACACCCCAAAGACCCCTTGGTGCCGCCGCTGTCCCTGGTCCTGAGGGCTGGTCTCTCCAGGCCTGGCGCAGCAGGCCCGCTTCTCCCAAGAGGAGGCTGGGTCCAGCCCAGGAGCCCGCCCCGTGCGGGAAGCGACCCACACCGCCAAGGCCAGACGGCCTCCCCGGGGGAGGGAAGCCAGCTAGCCCAGGATCCAAGGCCCCCCGCATCTGCCCTCGGGGAAGGGGGCCCTATCCAACTAAATGCCTGCCTCTCGAGAGCGGGGACTGTCTGTTCTGATGCCAACGCTCTCTCctcgtcccccccaccccgccgccgcccccccgGCTTCCTCGGTGTAGGCGGCTCGACCTTCCTCTCGAGAAGCGCGCTGGGGGAGGGGCGCGGGGCCCGGagcag CTCAGCCTATGACACTCGGCTGCGCCAGAGGGTGGCGGTGAAGAAGCTGTCGCGCCCCTTCCAGTCTCTGATCCACGCGAGAAGGACATACCGTGAGCTGCGGCTGCTCAAGCACCTGAAGCACGAGAAC GTCATCGGGCTGCTGGACGTGTTCACACCGGCCACCTCCATCGAGGACTTCAGCGAAGT GTACCTGGTGACCACGCTGATGGGCGCCGACCTGAATAACATCGTCAAGTGCCAGGCGCTGAGCGACGAGCACGTTCAGTTCCTCGTGTACCAGCTGCTGCGCGGGCTGAAG TACATCCACTCGGCGGGGATCATCCACCGG GACCTGAAGCCCAGCAATGTGGCCGTGAACGAGGACTGCGAGCTGCGG ATCCTGGACTTCGGGCTCGCGCGCCAGGCCGACGAGGAGATGACTGGCTACGTGGCCACTCGCTGGTACCGTGCCCCCGAGATCATGCTGAACTGGATGCATTACAACCAGACAG TGGACATCTGGTCTGTGGGCTGCATCATGGCCGAGCTGCTCCAGGGAAAGGCCCTCTTCCCAGGAAATGACT ACATCGACCAGCTGAAGCGCATCATGGAGGTGGTGGGCACACCCAGCCCTGAGGTTCTAGCGAAGATATCCTCGGAACAC GCCCGGGCGTACATCCAGTCGCTGCCCCCCGTGCCCCAGAAGGATCTCAGGAGCATCTTCCGTGGCGCCAACCCCCTGG CTGTGGACCTCCTGGGAAGGATGCTGGTGCTGGACAGTGACCAGAGGGTCAGCGCGGCCGAGGCCCTGTCGCACGCCTACTTCAGCCAGTACCACGACCCGGAGGATGAGCCGGAAGCAGAGCCCTACGATGAGAGCATCGAGGCCAAGGAGCGCACGGCGGAGGAGTggaagg AGCTCACCTACCAGGAGGTCCTCAGCTTCAAGCCCCCGGAGCCACCGCGGCCACCTGGCAGCCTGGAGGTTGAGCAGTGA
- the MAPK11 gene encoding mitogen-activated protein kinase 11 isoform X3 yields MSGPRAGFYRQELNKTVWEVPQRLQGLRPVGSGAYGSVCSAYDTRLRQRVAVKKLSRPFQSLIHARRTYRELRLLKHLKHENVSRGGRARGGASSARRVLTALHTQVIGLLDVFTPATSIEDFSEVYLVTTLMGADLNNIVKCQALSDEHVQFLVYQLLRGLKYIHSAGIIHRDLKPSNVAVNEDCELRILDFGLARQADEEMTGYVATRWYRAPEIMLNWMHYNQTVDIWSVGCIMAELLQGKALFPGNDYIDQLKRIMEVVGTPSPEVLAKISSEHLWTSWEGCWCWTVTRGSARPRPCRTPTSASTTTRRMSRKQSPTMRASRPRSARRRSGRSSPTRRSSASSPRSHRGHLAAWRLSSEATSRQGLSRPAPSLSLPPRTPCLCDTPWGKFARLDAHV; encoded by the exons ATGTCGGGCCCGCGCGCCGGCTTCTACCGGCAGGAGCTGAACAAGACGGTGTGGGAGGTGCCGCAGCGGCTGCAGGGGCTGCGCCCGGTGGGCTCGGGCGCCTACGGCTCAGTATG CTCAGCCTATGACACTCGGCTGCGCCAGAGGGTGGCGGTGAAGAAGCTGTCGCGCCCCTTCCAGTCTCTGATCCACGCGAGAAGGACATACCGTGAGCTGCGGCTGCTCAAGCACCTGAAGCACGAGAACGTGAGCCGGGGCGGCAGAGCCCGGGGTGGGGCGTCCTCAGCCCGCCGGGTCCTGACTGCCCTCCACACCCAGGTCATCGGGCTGCTGGACGTGTTCACACCGGCCACCTCCATCGAGGACTTCAGCGAAGT GTACCTGGTGACCACGCTGATGGGCGCCGACCTGAATAACATCGTCAAGTGCCAGGCGCTGAGCGACGAGCACGTTCAGTTCCTCGTGTACCAGCTGCTGCGCGGGCTGAAG TACATCCACTCGGCGGGGATCATCCACCGG GACCTGAAGCCCAGCAATGTGGCCGTGAACGAGGACTGCGAGCTGCGG ATCCTGGACTTCGGGCTCGCGCGCCAGGCCGACGAGGAGATGACTGGCTACGTGGCCACTCGCTGGTACCGTGCCCCCGAGATCATGCTGAACTGGATGCATTACAACCAGACAG TGGACATCTGGTCTGTGGGCTGCATCATGGCCGAGCTGCTCCAGGGAAAGGCCCTCTTCCCAGGAAATGACT ACATCGACCAGCTGAAGCGCATCATGGAGGTGGTGGGCACACCCAGCCCTGAGGTTCTAGCGAAGATATCCTCGGAACAC CTGTGGACCTCCTGGGAAGGATGCTGGTGCTGGACAGTGACCAGAGGGTCAGCGCGGCCGAGGCCCTGTCGCACGCCTACTTCAGCCAGTACCACGACCCGGAGGATGAGCCGGAAGCAGAGCCCTACGATGAGAGCATCGAGGCCAAGGAGCGCACGGCGGAGGAGTggaagg AGCTCACCTACCAGGAGGTCCTCAGCTTCAAGCCCCCGGAGCCACCGCGGCCACCTGGCAGCCTGGAGGTTGAGCAGTGAGGCGACCTCAAGGCAGGGCCTGAGCCggcctgccccctccctcagccTGCCTCCCAGGACCCCTTGTCTATGCGACACTCCTTGGGGCAAGTTTGCACGCTTGGATGCTCATGTGTGA
- the MAPK11 gene encoding mitogen-activated protein kinase 11 isoform X5: MSGPRAGFYRQELNKTVWEVPQRLQGLRPVGSGAYGSVCSAYDTRLRQRVAVKKLSRPFQSLIHARRTYRELRLLKHLKHENVIGLLDVFTPATSIEDFSEVYLVTTLMGADLNNIVKCQALSDEHVQFLVYQLLRGLKYIHSAGIIHRDLKPSNVAVNEDCELRILDFGLARQADEEMTGYVATRWYRAPEIMLNWMHYNQTVDIWSVGCIMAELLQGKALFPGNDYIDQLKRIMEVVGTPSPEVLAKISSEHARAYIQSLPPVPQKDLRSIFRGANPLAVDLLGRMLVLDSDQRVSAAEALSHAYFSQYHDPEDEPEAEPYDESIEAKERTAEEWKELTYQEVLSFKPPEPPRPPGSLEVEQ; the protein is encoded by the exons ATGTCGGGCCCGCGCGCCGGCTTCTACCGGCAGGAGCTGAACAAGACGGTGTGGGAGGTGCCGCAGCGGCTGCAGGGGCTGCGCCCGGTGGGCTCGGGCGCCTACGGCTCAGTATG CTCAGCCTATGACACTCGGCTGCGCCAGAGGGTGGCGGTGAAGAAGCTGTCGCGCCCCTTCCAGTCTCTGATCCACGCGAGAAGGACATACCGTGAGCTGCGGCTGCTCAAGCACCTGAAGCACGAGAAC GTCATCGGGCTGCTGGACGTGTTCACACCGGCCACCTCCATCGAGGACTTCAGCGAAGT GTACCTGGTGACCACGCTGATGGGCGCCGACCTGAATAACATCGTCAAGTGCCAGGCGCTGAGCGACGAGCACGTTCAGTTCCTCGTGTACCAGCTGCTGCGCGGGCTGAAG TACATCCACTCGGCGGGGATCATCCACCGG GACCTGAAGCCCAGCAATGTGGCCGTGAACGAGGACTGCGAGCTGCGG ATCCTGGACTTCGGGCTCGCGCGCCAGGCCGACGAGGAGATGACTGGCTACGTGGCCACTCGCTGGTACCGTGCCCCCGAGATCATGCTGAACTGGATGCATTACAACCAGACAG TGGACATCTGGTCTGTGGGCTGCATCATGGCCGAGCTGCTCCAGGGAAAGGCCCTCTTCCCAGGAAATGACT ACATCGACCAGCTGAAGCGCATCATGGAGGTGGTGGGCACACCCAGCCCTGAGGTTCTAGCGAAGATATCCTCGGAACAC GCCCGGGCGTACATCCAGTCGCTGCCCCCCGTGCCCCAGAAGGATCTCAGGAGCATCTTCCGTGGCGCCAACCCCCTGG CTGTGGACCTCCTGGGAAGGATGCTGGTGCTGGACAGTGACCAGAGGGTCAGCGCGGCCGAGGCCCTGTCGCACGCCTACTTCAGCCAGTACCACGACCCGGAGGATGAGCCGGAAGCAGAGCCCTACGATGAGAGCATCGAGGCCAAGGAGCGCACGGCGGAGGAGTggaagg AGCTCACCTACCAGGAGGTCCTCAGCTTCAAGCCCCCGGAGCCACCGCGGCCACCTGGCAGCCTGGAGGTTGAGCAGTGA
- the MAPK11 gene encoding mitogen-activated protein kinase 11 isoform X4, producing the protein MSGPRAGFYRQELNKTVWEVPQRLQGLRPVGSGAYGSVCSAYDTRLRQRVAVKKLSRPFQSLIHARRTYRELRLLKHLKHENVIGLLDVFTPATSIEDFSEVYLVTTLMGADLNNIVKCQALSDEHVQFLVYQLLRGLKYIHSAGIIHRDLKPSNVAVNEDCELRILDFGLARQADEEMTGYVATRWYRAPEIMLNWMHYNQTVDIWSVGCIMAELLQGKALFPGNDYIDQLKRIMEVVGTPSPEVLAKISSEHLWTSWEGCWCWTVTRGSARPRPCRTPTSASTTTRRMSRKQSPTMRASRPRSARRRSGRSSPTRRSSASSPRSHRGHLAAWRLSSEATSRQGLSRPAPSLSLPPRTPCLCDTPWGKFARLDAHV; encoded by the exons ATGTCGGGCCCGCGCGCCGGCTTCTACCGGCAGGAGCTGAACAAGACGGTGTGGGAGGTGCCGCAGCGGCTGCAGGGGCTGCGCCCGGTGGGCTCGGGCGCCTACGGCTCAGTATG CTCAGCCTATGACACTCGGCTGCGCCAGAGGGTGGCGGTGAAGAAGCTGTCGCGCCCCTTCCAGTCTCTGATCCACGCGAGAAGGACATACCGTGAGCTGCGGCTGCTCAAGCACCTGAAGCACGAGAAC GTCATCGGGCTGCTGGACGTGTTCACACCGGCCACCTCCATCGAGGACTTCAGCGAAGT GTACCTGGTGACCACGCTGATGGGCGCCGACCTGAATAACATCGTCAAGTGCCAGGCGCTGAGCGACGAGCACGTTCAGTTCCTCGTGTACCAGCTGCTGCGCGGGCTGAAG TACATCCACTCGGCGGGGATCATCCACCGG GACCTGAAGCCCAGCAATGTGGCCGTGAACGAGGACTGCGAGCTGCGG ATCCTGGACTTCGGGCTCGCGCGCCAGGCCGACGAGGAGATGACTGGCTACGTGGCCACTCGCTGGTACCGTGCCCCCGAGATCATGCTGAACTGGATGCATTACAACCAGACAG TGGACATCTGGTCTGTGGGCTGCATCATGGCCGAGCTGCTCCAGGGAAAGGCCCTCTTCCCAGGAAATGACT ACATCGACCAGCTGAAGCGCATCATGGAGGTGGTGGGCACACCCAGCCCTGAGGTTCTAGCGAAGATATCCTCGGAACAC CTGTGGACCTCCTGGGAAGGATGCTGGTGCTGGACAGTGACCAGAGGGTCAGCGCGGCCGAGGCCCTGTCGCACGCCTACTTCAGCCAGTACCACGACCCGGAGGATGAGCCGGAAGCAGAGCCCTACGATGAGAGCATCGAGGCCAAGGAGCGCACGGCGGAGGAGTggaagg AGCTCACCTACCAGGAGGTCCTCAGCTTCAAGCCCCCGGAGCCACCGCGGCCACCTGGCAGCCTGGAGGTTGAGCAGTGAGGCGACCTCAAGGCAGGGCCTGAGCCggcctgccccctccctcagccTGCCTCCCAGGACCCCTTGTCTATGCGACACTCCTTGGGGCAAGTTTGCACGCTTGGATGCTCATGTGTGA
- the MAPK11 gene encoding mitogen-activated protein kinase 11 isoform X7, with protein MKWEAGKSSAYDTRLRQRVAVKKLSRPFQSLIHARRTYRELRLLKHLKHENVIGLLDVFTPATSIEDFSEVYLVTTLMGADLNNIVKCQALSDEHVQFLVYQLLRGLKYIHSAGIIHRDLKPSNVAVNEDCELRILDFGLARQADEEMTGYVATRWYRAPEIMLNWMHYNQTVDIWSVGCIMAELLQGKALFPGNDYIDQLKRIMEVVGTPSPEVLAKISSEHARAYIQSLPPVPQKDLRSIFRGANPLAVDLLGRMLVLDSDQRVSAAEALSHAYFSQYHDPEDEPEAEPYDESIEAKERTAEEWKELTYQEVLSFKPPEPPRPPGSLEVEQ; from the exons ATGAAgtgggaggcagggaagag CTCAGCCTATGACACTCGGCTGCGCCAGAGGGTGGCGGTGAAGAAGCTGTCGCGCCCCTTCCAGTCTCTGATCCACGCGAGAAGGACATACCGTGAGCTGCGGCTGCTCAAGCACCTGAAGCACGAGAAC GTCATCGGGCTGCTGGACGTGTTCACACCGGCCACCTCCATCGAGGACTTCAGCGAAGT GTACCTGGTGACCACGCTGATGGGCGCCGACCTGAATAACATCGTCAAGTGCCAGGCGCTGAGCGACGAGCACGTTCAGTTCCTCGTGTACCAGCTGCTGCGCGGGCTGAAG TACATCCACTCGGCGGGGATCATCCACCGG GACCTGAAGCCCAGCAATGTGGCCGTGAACGAGGACTGCGAGCTGCGG ATCCTGGACTTCGGGCTCGCGCGCCAGGCCGACGAGGAGATGACTGGCTACGTGGCCACTCGCTGGTACCGTGCCCCCGAGATCATGCTGAACTGGATGCATTACAACCAGACAG TGGACATCTGGTCTGTGGGCTGCATCATGGCCGAGCTGCTCCAGGGAAAGGCCCTCTTCCCAGGAAATGACT ACATCGACCAGCTGAAGCGCATCATGGAGGTGGTGGGCACACCCAGCCCTGAGGTTCTAGCGAAGATATCCTCGGAACAC GCCCGGGCGTACATCCAGTCGCTGCCCCCCGTGCCCCAGAAGGATCTCAGGAGCATCTTCCGTGGCGCCAACCCCCTGG CTGTGGACCTCCTGGGAAGGATGCTGGTGCTGGACAGTGACCAGAGGGTCAGCGCGGCCGAGGCCCTGTCGCACGCCTACTTCAGCCAGTACCACGACCCGGAGGATGAGCCGGAAGCAGAGCCCTACGATGAGAGCATCGAGGCCAAGGAGCGCACGGCGGAGGAGTggaagg AGCTCACCTACCAGGAGGTCCTCAGCTTCAAGCCCCCGGAGCCACCGCGGCCACCTGGCAGCCTGGAGGTTGAGCAGTGA
- the MAPK11 gene encoding mitogen-activated protein kinase 11 isoform X6, with product MKWEAGKSSAYDTRLRQRVAVKKLSRPFQSLIHARRTYRELRLLKHLKHENVIGLLDVFTPATSIEDFSEVYLVTTLMGADLNNIVKCQALSDEHVQFLVYQLLRGLKYIHSAGIIHRDLKPSNVAVNEDCELRILDFGLARQADEEMTGYVATRWYRAPEIMLNWMHYNQTVDIWSVGCIMAELLQGKALFPGNDYIDQLKRIMEVVGTPSPEVLAKISSEHLWTSWEGCWCWTVTRGSARPRPCRTPTSASTTTRRMSRKQSPTMRASRPRSARRRSGRSSPTRRSSASSPRSHRGHLAAWRLSSEATSRQGLSRPAPSLSLPPRTPCLCDTPWGKFARLDAHV from the exons ATGAAgtgggaggcagggaagag CTCAGCCTATGACACTCGGCTGCGCCAGAGGGTGGCGGTGAAGAAGCTGTCGCGCCCCTTCCAGTCTCTGATCCACGCGAGAAGGACATACCGTGAGCTGCGGCTGCTCAAGCACCTGAAGCACGAGAAC GTCATCGGGCTGCTGGACGTGTTCACACCGGCCACCTCCATCGAGGACTTCAGCGAAGT GTACCTGGTGACCACGCTGATGGGCGCCGACCTGAATAACATCGTCAAGTGCCAGGCGCTGAGCGACGAGCACGTTCAGTTCCTCGTGTACCAGCTGCTGCGCGGGCTGAAG TACATCCACTCGGCGGGGATCATCCACCGG GACCTGAAGCCCAGCAATGTGGCCGTGAACGAGGACTGCGAGCTGCGG ATCCTGGACTTCGGGCTCGCGCGCCAGGCCGACGAGGAGATGACTGGCTACGTGGCCACTCGCTGGTACCGTGCCCCCGAGATCATGCTGAACTGGATGCATTACAACCAGACAG TGGACATCTGGTCTGTGGGCTGCATCATGGCCGAGCTGCTCCAGGGAAAGGCCCTCTTCCCAGGAAATGACT ACATCGACCAGCTGAAGCGCATCATGGAGGTGGTGGGCACACCCAGCCCTGAGGTTCTAGCGAAGATATCCTCGGAACAC CTGTGGACCTCCTGGGAAGGATGCTGGTGCTGGACAGTGACCAGAGGGTCAGCGCGGCCGAGGCCCTGTCGCACGCCTACTTCAGCCAGTACCACGACCCGGAGGATGAGCCGGAAGCAGAGCCCTACGATGAGAGCATCGAGGCCAAGGAGCGCACGGCGGAGGAGTggaagg AGCTCACCTACCAGGAGGTCCTCAGCTTCAAGCCCCCGGAGCCACCGCGGCCACCTGGCAGCCTGGAGGTTGAGCAGTGAGGCGACCTCAAGGCAGGGCCTGAGCCggcctgccccctccctcagccTGCCTCCCAGGACCCCTTGTCTATGCGACACTCCTTGGGGCAAGTTTGCACGCTTGGATGCTCATGTGTGA